One Denticeps clupeoides chromosome 10, fDenClu1.1, whole genome shotgun sequence genomic window carries:
- the ndnl2 gene encoding necdin-like 2 isoform X2: MSQRRKVAASQGKRAALENDGGEDVSFTQPTSSQLQRARDNFTSVQVDHKAAEVVQFILIKDQKKIPIRRTDIAKHIVKEYRAVYQDIMVRVGLIFERVFGMELVEIDTKSHTYILINKLEPTTEEPLSLNPKIGLLFVVLSVIFMKGGVIKEAVLKNTLKKLRVDFEERHDEFGDVKKLITEEFLRQKYLEYTRVPHTDPPEFEFRWGIRAEKEVSKLKIIELVGQLHNQDPQIWTQQYREATSQSSQSSQRS, encoded by the exons ATGTCACAGAGAAGGAAGGTTGCAGCATCCCAGGGTAAAAGG GCAGCACTAGAGAATGATGGTGGCGAGGATGTGTCCTTCACACAGCCAACTTCATCTCAGCTCCAGAGAGCTCGGGACAACTTCACATCAGTTCAGGTCGACCACAAG GCAGCAGAGGTTGTGCAGTTCATTCTCATCAAGGACCAGAAGAAGATACCAATCCGTAGAACTG ACATTGCTAAGCACATAGTTAAGGAGTACAGAGCTGTTTACCAAGACATCATGGTGCGAGTTGGTCTCATATTTGAGCGG GTTTTTGGAATGGAACTGGTCGAAATTGACACTAAAAGCCACACATACATCCTCATCAACAAACTGGAACCAACAACTGAAGAGCCTCTCAGCCT GAATCCAAAAATTGGCCTGCTTTTTGTTGTCCTAAGTGTCATATTTATGAAGGGAGGGGTCATTAAAGAAG CCGTTCTGAAGAACACATTGAAGAAACTAAGAGTGGACTTTGA GGAAAGGCATGATGAGTTTGGGGATGTAAAGAAATTGATTACAGAGGAGTTTTTGCGGCAGAA GTATTTGGAGTATACACGGGTTCCACACACTGATCCACCAGAGTTTGAATTTCGTTGGGGTATTCGTGCAGAGAAGGAGGTCTCTAAGCTTAAAATAATAGAGCTTGTTGGCCAG CTTCATAATCAGGACCCTCAGATCTGGACACAACAGTACAGAGAAGCCACTTCACAGAGCAGTCAAAGTAGCCAAAGATCCTGA
- the ndnl2 gene encoding necdin-like 2 isoform X1: MSQRRKVAASQGKRRSQAALENDGGEDVSFTQPTSSQLQRARDNFTSVQVDHKAAEVVQFILIKDQKKIPIRRTDIAKHIVKEYRAVYQDIMVRVGLIFERVFGMELVEIDTKSHTYILINKLEPTTEEPLSLNPKIGLLFVVLSVIFMKGGVIKEAVLKNTLKKLRVDFEERHDEFGDVKKLITEEFLRQKYLEYTRVPHTDPPEFEFRWGIRAEKEVSKLKIIELVGQLHNQDPQIWTQQYREATSQSSQSSQRS, translated from the exons ATGTCACAGAGAAGGAAGGTTGCAGCATCCCAGGGTAAAAGG CGCTCACAGGCAGCACTAGAGAATGATGGTGGCGAGGATGTGTCCTTCACACAGCCAACTTCATCTCAGCTCCAGAGAGCTCGGGACAACTTCACATCAGTTCAGGTCGACCACAAG GCAGCAGAGGTTGTGCAGTTCATTCTCATCAAGGACCAGAAGAAGATACCAATCCGTAGAACTG ACATTGCTAAGCACATAGTTAAGGAGTACAGAGCTGTTTACCAAGACATCATGGTGCGAGTTGGTCTCATATTTGAGCGG GTTTTTGGAATGGAACTGGTCGAAATTGACACTAAAAGCCACACATACATCCTCATCAACAAACTGGAACCAACAACTGAAGAGCCTCTCAGCCT GAATCCAAAAATTGGCCTGCTTTTTGTTGTCCTAAGTGTCATATTTATGAAGGGAGGGGTCATTAAAGAAG CCGTTCTGAAGAACACATTGAAGAAACTAAGAGTGGACTTTGA GGAAAGGCATGATGAGTTTGGGGATGTAAAGAAATTGATTACAGAGGAGTTTTTGCGGCAGAA GTATTTGGAGTATACACGGGTTCCACACACTGATCCACCAGAGTTTGAATTTCGTTGGGGTATTCGTGCAGAGAAGGAGGTCTCTAAGCTTAAAATAATAGAGCTTGTTGGCCAG CTTCATAATCAGGACCCTCAGATCTGGACACAACAGTACAGAGAAGCCACTTCACAGAGCAGTCAAAGTAGCCAAAGATCCTGA